Proteins from a single region of Limosilactobacillus fermentum:
- the infA gene encoding translation initiation factor IF-1, giving the protein MAKADVIEVEGKVTETLPNAMFKVELENGVEILAHVSGKIRMHYIKILPGDRVRVEMSPYDLTKGRITFRFK; this is encoded by the coding sequence GTGGCAAAGGCCGATGTTATCGAAGTCGAGGGTAAGGTTACTGAAACCTTACCGAACGCAATGTTTAAAGTTGAATTGGAAAATGGGGTTGAAATTCTGGCCCACGTTTCCGGTAAGATTCGGATGCACTACATCAAGATTTTACCTGGGGACCGGGTTCGGGTGGAAATGTCTCCATATGATCTGACCAAGGGC